A region of Paractinoplanes abujensis DNA encodes the following proteins:
- a CDS encoding helix-turn-helix domain-containing protein, which yields MPKPEFVRRSSFSSDDESEVTEFIRKMYADNQSRFAPIRTGARFSALTHDTPLIGADRVRTSIDYSGTSADGFHDFVFFVVHAGSVQIGSRLGGTIAGGGDVAFYPLGVPIDFAMHHFDVTTLRLPADRIKQSAEEMAGIPAAQTHFRGITPVSPSMARYWRSLIALVSGALTDTESPLNSPLLAENLARTVATGALHVFPNTTMTLQDVRGPGAVTPAAVRRAVTYIDANAHLPLRVGEIAAAAGTSARALQYGFRRHLGTTPLHYLSRVRLELARRELQEADPARGDTVGAVATRWGFANAGRFAAAYRAAYGVLPSDTLNS from the coding sequence ATGCCGAAGCCCGAATTTGTCCGGCGGTCGTCGTTCTCCTCCGACGACGAGTCCGAGGTGACCGAGTTCATCCGCAAGATGTACGCAGACAACCAATCCCGTTTCGCCCCTATCCGTACCGGTGCCCGTTTCTCGGCCCTGACCCACGACACCCCCCTGATCGGCGCCGACCGGGTGCGGACGTCGATCGATTACTCCGGCACCAGCGCCGACGGCTTCCACGACTTCGTGTTCTTCGTCGTGCACGCCGGCAGCGTGCAGATCGGCAGTCGCCTCGGCGGCACGATCGCGGGCGGCGGCGACGTCGCCTTCTACCCGCTCGGGGTTCCGATCGACTTCGCGATGCATCACTTCGACGTGACCACCCTGCGGCTTCCGGCCGACCGGATCAAACAATCCGCCGAGGAGATGGCCGGCATACCGGCCGCGCAGACGCACTTCCGCGGCATCACGCCTGTCTCGCCATCCATGGCCCGCTACTGGCGCTCCTTGATCGCCTTGGTCAGCGGGGCCCTGACCGATACGGAATCCCCGCTGAACTCGCCGTTGCTGGCCGAGAACCTCGCTCGCACGGTGGCGACCGGCGCCCTGCACGTCTTCCCGAACACGACCATGACACTGCAGGATGTGCGGGGGCCGGGTGCCGTCACGCCGGCCGCGGTCCGTCGCGCTGTCACCTACATCGACGCCAACGCCCACCTGCCGCTCCGCGTGGGCGAGATCGCGGCGGCCGCCGGCACCAGCGCCCGGGCCCTGCAATACGGTTTCCGCCGCCACCTCGGCACGACACCGCTGCACTACCTGAGCCGGGTGCGGCTGGAACTCGCACGACGAGAACTGCAGGAAGCGGACCCTGCTCGCGGGGACACCGTCGGAGCCGTCGCGACCCGCTGGGGCTTCGCCAACGCCGGCCGCTTCGCCGCCGCCTACCGCGCCGCCTACGGAGTGCTGCCCAGCGACACCTTGAACAGCTGA
- a CDS encoding DUF429 domain-containing protein: MLTLGVDLASADERTAVALLDWSGGGAAVRDLRLGVSDDDLLKAVHGVDKAGLDCPLGWPDAFVDFVVAQRQGRLGPVAADAAWRRGLAYRLTDQVVRAETGVNPLSVSADRIAYVAFRCANLLAHLGVEDRSGDGALVEVYPAATLRRWGLTHRGYKVQGHSTLLDELLTAAPWLDLGPYGDLCRTSHDAFDAVIAGLAARAAALGRYLRPSPAQQEAARREGWIALPTGGPGDLLSEGR; this comes from the coding sequence GTGCTGACCCTCGGTGTCGACCTGGCCTCGGCCGACGAGCGCACGGCCGTGGCTCTCCTCGACTGGTCGGGCGGCGGCGCCGCCGTACGGGATCTGCGTCTCGGGGTTTCCGACGACGACCTGCTGAAGGCGGTCCACGGGGTCGACAAGGCCGGTCTGGACTGCCCGCTCGGCTGGCCGGACGCGTTCGTCGACTTCGTGGTGGCGCAACGGCAGGGACGGCTGGGCCCGGTGGCGGCGGACGCGGCGTGGCGGCGGGGCCTGGCCTACCGGCTCACCGACCAGGTCGTCCGGGCCGAGACCGGGGTCAACCCGCTCAGCGTGTCGGCCGACCGGATCGCCTACGTGGCCTTCCGCTGCGCCAACCTGCTGGCCCACCTGGGCGTCGAGGACCGCAGCGGCGACGGCGCGCTGGTCGAGGTCTACCCGGCGGCCACCCTGCGCCGCTGGGGCCTGACCCACCGCGGCTACAAAGTGCAGGGCCACAGCACCCTGCTCGACGAGCTGCTCACCGCCGCGCCGTGGCTCGACCTCGGCCCGTACGGGGACCTGTGCCGCACCAGCCACGACGCGTTCGACGCGGTGATCGCCGGACTGGCCGCCCGCGCCGCCGCCCTGGGCCGCTACCTGCGACCGTCCCCTGCCCAGCAGGAGGCCGCCCGCCGCGAAGGCTGGATCGCCCTCCCCACCGGCGGCCCCGGCGACCTGCTCAGCGAGGGCCGTTGA